Proteins from a single region of Haloarchaeobius litoreus:
- a CDS encoding RNA-guided endonuclease InsQ/TnpB family protein produces MEVKRTVPVKLSVPDDRQEDLHQTLDQFNHACNYTVQHGRNDDGSLILTKSKIHDRVYHTLRDETDLPADLCVRAYSKAVEAMKSTVADWKKGTSRPLPRFTEPSAVYDKRTLTLKDRSATLSTINGRVSVDYVLGDYQKSYLDDGEYEKRMGTLHYREDEDAFYLHIVIKKAVEERDGNTVLGVDLNLKNVAVTSTGSFYDGGELLWGQNHFFRVRRSLQHKGTRSAKQVLRRLSGRETRFVLNRLHTISRRIVEEADAHDCSFIAVERLTNIRERLDNPNDHVKRQLHNWAFRELQEMLAYKASEYGIRVEQIPPAFTSQTCSRCGHQSSTNRTSDGWFECNECEYSIDGDYNAAKNIGLKLLTLPEGERPSGLGDGHLALKSGMVNGNGEYTASDGSSADRESTDKPTTSVVGR; encoded by the coding sequence ATGGAGGTCAAGCGAACTGTTCCGGTCAAACTCTCGGTTCCCGACGACCGACAGGAGGACCTTCATCAGACCCTCGACCAGTTCAACCACGCCTGCAACTACACCGTCCAGCACGGGCGAAACGACGACGGCTCCCTCATCCTTACCAAGTCGAAAATACACGACCGAGTGTACCACACCTTGCGAGACGAGACAGACCTACCCGCGGACCTCTGTGTCCGAGCGTACTCGAAAGCTGTCGAGGCGATGAAGTCAACCGTCGCAGACTGGAAGAAGGGTACCAGTCGACCACTCCCACGATTCACCGAACCGTCTGCCGTCTACGACAAACGAACGTTGACACTCAAAGATAGGTCGGCCACACTCTCGACCATCAACGGCAGAGTCAGTGTGGACTACGTTCTCGGTGACTACCAGAAATCGTACCTCGATGATGGCGAGTACGAAAAGCGGATGGGGACGCTCCACTACCGCGAAGACGAGGACGCGTTCTACCTCCACATCGTCATCAAGAAAGCGGTCGAAGAACGGGATGGTAACACCGTACTGGGTGTGGATTTGAACCTGAAGAACGTCGCCGTGACCAGTACGGGGTCGTTCTACGACGGTGGCGAACTACTGTGGGGACAGAATCACTTCTTCCGCGTGCGTCGGAGCCTTCAGCACAAAGGCACTCGCTCCGCCAAGCAGGTTCTCCGGCGATTGTCGGGGCGAGAAACCCGCTTCGTGCTGAATCGCCTGCACACGATTTCCCGACGTATCGTAGAAGAAGCCGACGCCCACGACTGTTCGTTCATCGCTGTCGAACGCTTGACCAACATCCGTGAGCGACTGGACAACCCGAACGACCACGTGAAGCGACAGCTGCACAACTGGGCGTTCCGCGAACTCCAAGAGATGCTGGCGTACAAGGCCAGCGAGTACGGTATCCGTGTTGAGCAGATCCCGCCTGCGTTTACCTCGCAGACCTGTTCTCGGTGTGGACATCAGTCTAGCACGAACCGCACCTCGGACGGATGGTTCGAGTGCAACGAGTGTGAGTATTCGATCGACGGCGACTACAATGCGGCGAAGAACATCGGATTGAAGTTGCTAACTTTACCGGAGGGCGAACGTCCCTCTGGGTTGGGCGACGGTCATCTCGCCCTCAAGTCCGGGATGGTGAATGGGAATGGCGAGTACACCGCCTCCGACGGTTCGTCGGCAGACCGGGAGTCCACGGACAAGCCCACGACTTCAGTCGTGGGTCGATGA
- a CDS encoding DUF6653 family protein codes for MSSALERAEEALWSRHSNPKSGWTRLPTGAVIVYAVYRRDWRLLIAGLLWAAVNPFVFSPPETDDAWMTRVVLAERWWVREVENGTMGATYPNICNSLGAISFGYALLAAWRRRPVATAVATVLGMGLKLWWVGVLVRRYDTVRGSTLDAAADRVHDR; via the coding sequence ATGTCGTCGGCGCTCGAACGTGCCGAGGAGGCCCTCTGGTCCAGGCACTCGAACCCGAAGAGCGGCTGGACGCGGCTCCCGACCGGGGCCGTCATCGTCTACGCCGTCTACCGACGTGATTGGCGACTCCTCATCGCGGGACTGCTCTGGGCGGCGGTCAACCCCTTCGTGTTCTCGCCACCCGAGACGGACGACGCCTGGATGACCCGCGTCGTGCTCGCCGAGCGCTGGTGGGTCCGCGAGGTGGAGAACGGGACGATGGGAGCCACCTACCCGAACATCTGCAACTCACTCGGCGCGATATCGTTCGGGTACGCGCTCCTCGCAGCCTGGCGACGACGTCCGGTAGCGACCGCGGTCGCGACGGTGCTGGGGATGGGGTTGAAACTCTGGTGGGTCGGCGTGCTGGTCCGGCGCTACGATACGGTTCGGGGATCGACCCTCGACGCTGCTGCTGATCGGGTGCACGACCGCTAA
- a CDS encoding cupin domain-containing protein, translating to MEIVPESDVEAVEAVDGAHLKLLAGGENMNVQHFSIDPGATVPEHSHPHEQTGFILEGALTFVVDGETRVVEAGDSYVLPGGEAHGAENRGDVPAVGLDIFSPPRDDPDWMD from the coding sequence ATGGAAATCGTTCCCGAATCCGACGTCGAAGCCGTCGAGGCGGTCGACGGCGCACACCTGAAGCTCCTGGCTGGCGGCGAGAACATGAACGTCCAGCACTTCAGCATCGACCCCGGTGCGACGGTCCCCGAGCACAGTCACCCACACGAGCAGACGGGGTTCATCCTCGAGGGAGCCCTCACGTTCGTCGTCGACGGCGAGACCCGCGTCGTCGAGGCGGGTGACTCGTACGTCCTGCCGGGCGGTGAAGCCCACGGCGCGGAGAATCGTGGTGACGTGCCGGCCGTCGGACTCGACATCTTCAGTCCGCCCCGGGACGACCCGGACTGGATGGATTGA
- a CDS encoding pirin family protein: protein MDDSASPTAEPRIFAAPRTDVSQNQGKFRIHFDFPGRAVPDHDDHGYGPLATVVESFMDPGTLIRMHQHRNEEIISWVPDGVMRHDDRQGNELVTDAEHLMVMNAGSGFWHAEETLPDDPPLRMLQIFVRPHSLDLAPDIQHEPIPESAPNEWRYLFGPEDGEAPLWVRNEVQFYDCRLDAGATTTLPFEPGWDTYLYVFEGAVTVGDGDANLGHTESALVIGGEDVSVTATERSILVAFCIDPDAPVTRQGTIGR, encoded by the coding sequence ATGGACGACTCAGCGTCGCCGACAGCCGAGCCACGGATCTTCGCGGCTCCACGCACCGATGTCTCCCAGAACCAGGGGAAATTCAGAATCCACTTCGACTTCCCGGGGCGCGCGGTCCCGGACCACGACGACCACGGCTACGGTCCGCTTGCGACCGTCGTCGAATCGTTCATGGACCCTGGAACGCTCATCCGGATGCACCAGCACCGCAACGAGGAGATAATCTCCTGGGTCCCTGACGGCGTCATGCGCCACGACGACCGGCAGGGAAACGAACTGGTCACGGACGCCGAGCACCTCATGGTGATGAACGCTGGCAGCGGCTTCTGGCACGCCGAGGAGACGCTTCCGGACGACCCACCACTGCGGATGCTCCAGATCTTCGTCCGCCCGCACAGCCTCGACCTCGCCCCCGACATCCAGCACGAGCCGATTCCGGAGTCGGCCCCCAACGAGTGGCGGTACCTGTTCGGACCGGAGGACGGTGAGGCACCGCTCTGGGTCCGGAACGAGGTCCAGTTCTACGACTGTCGGCTCGACGCGGGTGCGACCACCACGCTGCCGTTCGAGCCCGGGTGGGACACCTACCTCTACGTGTTCGAGGGGGCGGTGACGGTCGGTGACGGGGACGCGAACCTCGGCCACACGGAGAGTGCACTCGTGATCGGCGGTGAGGACGTGTCCGTCACCGCGACTGAGCGGTCGATACTCGTCGCGTTCTGCATCGATCCCGACGCGCCGGTCACCCGCCAGGGGACCATCGGCCGCTAG
- a CDS encoding helix-turn-helix domain-containing protein: MSRSISRSSAEQDTDLLDLPPSAKLVAKTLEYEGDATQSQLAESTLLPVRTVRDALSRLEKSGIVRSRISFQDARQRIYSLDGSEPSTE, translated from the coding sequence ATGTCCCGGAGTATCTCCCGTTCGTCGGCCGAGCAGGATACCGACCTGCTGGATCTGCCACCGAGTGCGAAGCTCGTCGCGAAGACGCTGGAATACGAGGGTGACGCTACGCAGTCCCAGCTCGCGGAGTCGACACTACTGCCGGTCCGAACCGTTCGGGACGCCCTATCTCGACTGGAGAAGAGCGGTATCGTCAGGTCCCGCATCTCGTTCCAGGACGCGCGACAACGTATCTACTCGCTCGACGGAAGCGAACCGAGCACCGAGTAG
- a CDS encoding DUF1684 domain-containing protein, translating into MTNQNTQQWAEAVEAQRERKDEYFGEDPHSPLPPDVREGFDGLDYYEIDPDYRFVVELDTYAEPEPVVVGTSTDGEQEYLAWGEFTVEISDEEVTITAYKSDPEEDRLWVPFRDETSGDETYGAGRYLDLEPDSHRTDDGRWILDFNEAYNPTCAYSDRYECPLPPMENWLDVPVEAGERSFEQ; encoded by the coding sequence ATGACGAACCAGAACACACAGCAGTGGGCGGAGGCGGTCGAGGCCCAGCGAGAGCGGAAGGACGAGTATTTCGGGGAGGACCCGCACTCGCCGTTGCCGCCAGATGTGCGCGAGGGGTTCGACGGGCTCGACTACTACGAGATTGACCCCGACTACCGGTTCGTGGTCGAACTCGATACGTACGCCGAGCCCGAGCCGGTCGTCGTCGGCACCAGCACCGACGGCGAGCAGGAGTACCTCGCCTGGGGCGAGTTCACGGTGGAAATCTCGGACGAGGAGGTGACCATAACGGCGTACAAGAGCGACCCTGAGGAGGACCGTCTCTGGGTCCCCTTCCGTGACGAGACGAGCGGCGACGAGACGTACGGTGCCGGCCGCTACCTCGACCTCGAACCCGACAGCCACCGGACCGACGACGGGCGGTGGATCCTCGACTTCAACGAGGCGTACAACCCCACCTGCGCGTACTCCGACCGGTACGAGTGTCCGCTGCCCCCGATGGAGAACTGGCTCGACGTGCCCGTCGAAGCCGGTGAGCGCTCGTTCGAGCAGTGA
- a CDS encoding class I SAM-dependent methyltransferase codes for MPKSAPFERHTDRYEAWFEENEAAYRTEIAALQQLLPEPGFGLEIGVGSARFAAPLGMRIGLDPAEEMLARARERGVDVVRGVAEDLPFRDASFDTALLVTTICFVDDIPETLSEARRVLRPDGSLVIGYIDKDSPVGRIYQEKQSENPFYRDAVFVSTDELVAALEAAGFSGFEFVQTIFHWPGDIEEPDPVEEGYGEGSFVGIKATP; via the coding sequence ATGCCGAAATCTGCACCCTTCGAACGCCACACCGACCGATACGAAGCGTGGTTCGAGGAGAACGAAGCCGCCTATCGCACCGAGATAGCGGCGCTTCAACAACTGCTTCCCGAGCCGGGATTCGGCCTGGAGATCGGCGTCGGCAGTGCCCGATTCGCCGCGCCACTGGGGATGCGAATCGGGCTGGACCCGGCGGAGGAGATGTTGGCTCGGGCCCGCGAGCGAGGCGTCGACGTGGTCAGGGGCGTCGCCGAGGACTTGCCGTTCCGCGACGCCAGTTTCGATACCGCACTGCTCGTCACGACCATCTGCTTCGTCGACGATATCCCAGAGACCCTGAGCGAGGCGCGACGCGTCCTGCGGCCGGACGGCTCGCTCGTCATCGGATACATCGACAAAGACAGCCCCGTCGGCCGGATCTATCAGGAGAAACAGTCTGAGAACCCGTTCTACAGGGACGCCGTCTTCGTCTCGACCGACGAGCTCGTCGCGGCGCTCGAAGCCGCGGGGTTCTCCGGGTTCGAGTTCGTCCAGACCATCTTCCACTGGCCGGGCGACATCGAGGAGCCGGACCCGGTCGAAGAGGGCTACGGTGAGGGCTCGTTCGTCGGGATCAAGGCGACCCCTTAG